Proteins from one Tsuneonella aeria genomic window:
- a CDS encoding RsmB/NOP family class I SAM-dependent RNA methyltransferase, whose protein sequence is MTPAARVQAAIELLDAVIAAARDRGAPADRLISDYFRQRRYAGSKDRRAVRELVYDAVRLCGPVPPSGRAAMLAVAERDPAVRGLFDGSVHGPAPVGDGEGPAPVGLAPEWLVAELARSDIEGAEATALLDRAPLDLRVNTLKADRATISLPAEPQPTAAPQGLRLPPGTAVEQWHAYREGLVEVQDTGSQLACLAVGARPGETVIDLCAGAGGKTLALAAAMENRGVLLACDTDRGRLSRLPPRAARAGAGIIESRLIDPGREPEMLTDFAGAADAVLVDAPCSGTGTWRRNPEARWRLTPAQLAAYADTQARLLGIAAPLVKPGGRLIFVTCSVLDAEGAGQVDRFLAENAGWTSDRLDLPLGKPRGKGWRLSPFHDGTDGFFIARLSRA, encoded by the coding sequence ATGACCCCCGCCGCGCGGGTCCAGGCGGCTATCGAGCTTCTCGATGCGGTGATCGCCGCGGCGCGCGACCGCGGCGCGCCCGCCGATCGACTGATTTCCGACTACTTCCGCCAGCGCCGCTACGCCGGTTCGAAGGACCGACGCGCGGTGCGGGAACTGGTCTATGACGCCGTGCGCCTGTGCGGCCCGGTCCCCCCGAGCGGACGGGCGGCGATGCTGGCGGTGGCGGAGCGCGATCCCGCTGTCCGGGGGCTGTTCGACGGGTCGGTGCACGGGCCCGCGCCTGTCGGAGATGGTGAGGGGCCAGCACCGGTGGGCCTCGCGCCGGAATGGCTGGTGGCGGAACTGGCGCGCTCGGACATCGAAGGTGCGGAGGCTACCGCGCTGCTCGACCGGGCGCCGCTCGACCTCAGGGTCAACACGCTGAAGGCGGACCGCGCCACGATCTCGCTGCCCGCCGAACCGCAGCCGACCGCCGCGCCGCAGGGTCTGCGCCTCCCCCCCGGCACCGCGGTCGAGCAGTGGCATGCCTATCGCGAAGGTCTGGTCGAGGTGCAGGACACCGGTTCCCAGCTGGCCTGCCTCGCCGTCGGTGCACGGCCGGGCGAGACGGTCATCGATCTCTGCGCGGGCGCCGGCGGCAAGACGCTGGCGCTCGCGGCGGCGATGGAGAATCGCGGCGTCCTGCTGGCCTGCGATACCGACCGGGGCCGCCTGTCGCGCCTGCCGCCGCGTGCGGCGCGCGCCGGGGCCGGCATTATCGAAAGTCGCCTGATCGACCCGGGCCGGGAGCCCGAGATGCTCACCGACTTTGCCGGCGCGGCCGACGCGGTGCTGGTCGACGCGCCCTGTTCGGGCACCGGTACGTGGCGCCGCAATCCGGAAGCGCGCTGGCGGCTGACGCCCGCACAGCTTGCCGCCTATGCCGACACGCAGGCGCGCCTGCTGGGCATCGCCGCGCCGCTGGTGAAGCCGGGCGGGCGGTTGATCTTCGTCACCTGCTCCGTCCTCGATGCCGAAGGGGCGGGGCAAGTCGATCGCTTCCTGGCCGAGAACGCCGGCTGGACGTCGGACAGGCTCGACCTCCCGCTCGGGAAGCCGCGCGGGAAAGGTTGGCGGCTTTCACCGTTTCATGACGGCACGGACGGGTTTTTCATCGCCCGTCTATCTCGCGCGTGA
- a CDS encoding M28 family metallopeptidase gives MRGAFLMATALLAGCAAPGPRSAPVPRDRAAVEAALMRHIEILASDEFGGRQPGTAGEAKTLRYLAREWQAAGLESGTNDPANPWFAPVELSLTVPDRSEARFYRGGRPVALPDGAATVFTSSSRGLVERAPVVFVSGAATQPERAELAGRVVITPMDHARVAEQREALVRAGAAAVLTVVEGDRERAGLTAQRRRGGYRLAGSENPGALDGYLSPAGFAALIGGDRARELLAADSPAVTRLDLAASLEATASASTVRTYNLIARLPGRRPAAGAVLLLAHWDHFGTCAEEPAPDLVCNGAVDNASGLAVLTELARRIAAGPRLERDVYFLATTAEEWGLLGAQAFAENPPVPLNTIVAAFNLDTVAVAPAGSPVAIVGKGLTPLDPGIAQVLKQAGRREGDERMAQGYVRRQDGWALIQRDVPAVAISSAFAQAGPLDRYMTEHYHQASDEAAGIELGGAAEDMVLHIALVRHFSDPARWPASAGKSPPAP, from the coding sequence ATGCGGGGCGCATTCCTGATGGCGACGGCGCTGCTCGCCGGGTGCGCGGCGCCCGGTCCCCGCTCCGCGCCCGTGCCGCGCGACCGGGCGGCGGTGGAAGCGGCGCTGATGCGCCATATCGAGATTCTCGCCAGCGACGAATTCGGCGGACGCCAGCCCGGGACGGCGGGCGAGGCGAAGACGCTGCGCTACCTGGCGCGGGAATGGCAGGCGGCGGGCCTCGAATCGGGCACCAACGATCCGGCCAACCCATGGTTCGCGCCGGTCGAACTGTCGCTGACCGTGCCCGACCGCAGCGAAGCCCGTTTCTATCGCGGGGGACGGCCGGTCGCATTGCCGGATGGCGCGGCGACCGTGTTCACGAGCAGCTCCCGCGGCCTGGTGGAACGAGCACCGGTGGTGTTCGTGAGCGGTGCGGCCACGCAGCCCGAACGGGCCGAGCTTGCCGGGCGGGTCGTCATCACCCCGATGGACCACGCGCGCGTGGCCGAACAACGCGAAGCGCTGGTTCGCGCCGGTGCCGCGGCGGTGCTCACGGTGGTGGAAGGCGATAGGGAGCGCGCCGGATTGACGGCGCAGCGCCGGCGGGGCGGCTACCGCCTTGCGGGCAGCGAGAACCCGGGCGCGCTCGACGGTTATCTCTCGCCCGCCGGGTTCGCCGCGCTGATCGGCGGCGACCGTGCGCGCGAACTGCTGGCAGCGGATAGCCCTGCCGTGACCCGGCTCGATCTTGCCGCATCGCTGGAAGCGACCGCCTCCGCCAGCACGGTGCGGACGTATAATCTCATCGCGCGCCTGCCCGGCCGGCGCCCGGCGGCAGGGGCAGTGCTGCTGCTGGCGCATTGGGACCATTTCGGAACCTGCGCCGAGGAACCCGCGCCCGACCTCGTCTGCAACGGCGCGGTGGACAATGCGAGCGGGCTTGCCGTGCTCACCGAGCTGGCCCGGCGCATTGCCGCCGGCCCGCGGCTGGAGCGCGATGTCTATTTCCTCGCCACCACGGCGGAGGAATGGGGCCTGCTGGGGGCGCAGGCCTTTGCGGAAAATCCCCCGGTTCCGCTGAACACGATCGTCGCCGCGTTCAACCTCGATACCGTCGCCGTTGCGCCCGCGGGCAGCCCGGTGGCCATCGTGGGCAAGGGGCTGACGCCGCTCGATCCCGGCATCGCGCAAGTGCTGAAGCAGGCCGGCCGGCGCGAAGGGGATGAACGCATGGCGCAAGGGTACGTGCGGCGGCAGGACGGCTGGGCCCTCATCCAGCGGGACGTGCCGGCGGTGGCCATCTCCAGCGCCTTCGCCCAGGCGGGGCCGCTCGATCGCTACATGACCGAACATTACCACCAGGCGAGTGACGAGGCCGCCGGGATCGAGCTGGGCGGCGCGGCGGAGGACATGGTCCTGCACATTGCGCTGGTGCGCCATTTCTCCGATCCGGCGCGCTGGCCGGCGTCTGCGGGAAAAAGCCCGCCCGCCCCCTAG
- a CDS encoding tetratricopeptide repeat protein encodes MAKPAHAPTPRWKELLMRFAAPAAALAAVLAITASVGQGADHVTDPRAAALVAEGRTALATGDVERAVDAFEAALTVDPAATAIYVELGQAARANGLQGKAIRYYRAALEREPGNLAALTGEGQALLEKGAVEKARRNLARLQSVCGANCAETQALAAAIARGPQPRVLTAEAVMPDAVVTQKN; translated from the coding sequence ATGGCGAAGCCTGCCCACGCACCGACGCCCCGATGGAAGGAACTGCTGATGCGCTTCGCCGCCCCTGCCGCTGCACTTGCCGCCGTCCTGGCGATCACCGCCAGCGTGGGGCAGGGCGCCGACCATGTGACCGACCCGCGCGCCGCCGCCCTGGTGGCCGAAGGGCGCACGGCGCTGGCGACCGGCGATGTGGAACGCGCGGTCGACGCATTCGAAGCCGCGCTGACGGTCGATCCGGCGGCGACCGCGATCTACGTCGAACTGGGGCAGGCGGCGCGCGCCAATGGCTTGCAAGGCAAGGCGATCCGTTACTACCGCGCGGCGCTGGAGCGGGAGCCGGGCAATCTCGCCGCGCTGACCGGCGAAGGGCAGGCCCTGCTGGAAAAGGGCGCGGTGGAAAAGGCGCGCCGCAATCTCGCCCGGCTGCAATCGGTGTGCGGCGCGAACTGCGCCGAAACGCAGGCGCTTGCCGCCGCGATCGCGCGCGGTCCGCAGCCCCGTGTCCTTACTGCGGAGGCCGTGATGCCCGATGCCGTGGTGACCCAGAAGAACTGA
- a CDS encoding BlaI/MecI/CopY family transcriptional regulator: MTEETDGKAERISDAEQAVMEALWEESPLTAAEVCDRVSAARDWSMPTVKTLLGRLVGKGAVETEPDGRRFLYSPTIERAEFVDRESRRLVDRLFGGRAAPLIAHLAESEALSDEDLAEIEALLKELRR; encoded by the coding sequence ATGACCGAGGAAACCGACGGCAAGGCAGAACGCATCAGCGATGCCGAACAGGCAGTGATGGAGGCGTTGTGGGAAGAAAGCCCGCTGACCGCCGCCGAAGTCTGCGACCGCGTCAGCGCCGCGCGCGACTGGTCGATGCCCACCGTCAAGACCTTGCTCGGCCGGCTGGTGGGCAAGGGCGCGGTGGAGACGGAGCCCGATGGCCGCCGGTTCCTCTATAGTCCGACCATCGAACGGGCCGAATTCGTCGACAGGGAATCGCGCCGCCTGGTGGACCGGCTGTTCGGCGGCCGGGCCGCGCCGCTGATCGCGCACCTTGCGGAAAGCGAAGCCCTGAGTGACGAGGATCTCGCCGAGATCGAGGCGTTGCTGAAGGAGCTGCGCCGATGA
- a CDS encoding winged helix-turn-helix domain-containing protein: MPHTAYAFGPFHLDPADRRLLRDGAPVEVSARYLDALILLASENGRLVSKDRFHAEVWRGIPVTDEALTQCIRSLRKALDDDAANPAYIETVPRHGYRFIAPVTEAQSGAIPAANGPVPVVQLPAAWPGAAREVLAAAFGGAIAGIVGAIGYVMAGLVAPGVGAASTMLTLVTVNLVLGFAAGAFVGGGIAAGAAWGGRSVAWLAAGGAAGGLLVGAIARMIGTDLLTLFFGQAPVAMTGAAEGAIIGAASGIAAWIAARGESGTVFARIAPAPVLGAAAGAIIALAGGRLMIGSLAALADRFAQSRLRIDGVATQWLALVTAAECALFVTGVVAALVVARRLGPAR, from the coding sequence ATGCCGCACACCGCCTACGCTTTCGGGCCGTTTCATCTCGATCCCGCCGACCGCCGCCTGCTGAGGGATGGCGCGCCGGTGGAGGTTTCGGCGCGCTATCTCGACGCGCTGATCCTGCTGGCGTCGGAAAACGGCCGGCTGGTCAGCAAGGACCGTTTCCACGCGGAGGTCTGGCGCGGCATCCCCGTGACGGACGAGGCGCTGACCCAGTGCATCCGTTCGCTGCGCAAGGCGCTCGACGATGATGCGGCGAACCCGGCCTACATCGAGACGGTTCCGCGGCATGGCTACCGCTTCATCGCGCCGGTGACGGAGGCCCAGTCCGGTGCGATTCCGGCGGCGAACGGGCCGGTGCCCGTGGTCCAGCTGCCAGCCGCCTGGCCCGGCGCCGCGCGGGAAGTATTGGCGGCGGCGTTCGGCGGGGCGATCGCTGGTATCGTCGGCGCGATAGGATACGTCATGGCGGGCCTGGTCGCCCCGGGGGTCGGCGCGGCATCGACTATGCTGACGCTGGTGACGGTCAACCTCGTCCTCGGCTTCGCGGCGGGCGCGTTCGTCGGCGGCGGAATTGCGGCGGGCGCGGCATGGGGCGGGCGCTCCGTTGCCTGGCTTGCCGCTGGGGGAGCGGCCGGCGGGCTGCTGGTGGGGGCGATTGCGCGGATGATCGGCACCGACCTCCTCACCCTGTTCTTCGGCCAGGCGCCTGTCGCCATGACGGGGGCAGCCGAAGGGGCAATCATCGGCGCCGCATCGGGCATCGCGGCGTGGATTGCGGCCCGGGGCGAAAGCGGCACCGTGTTCGCCCGGATCGCCCCTGCGCCGGTCCTCGGCGCGGCGGCGGGGGCCATCATCGCTCTCGCCGGGGGAAGGCTGATGATCGGCAGCCTGGCCGCGCTCGCTGACCGGTTTGCGCAGTCCCGCTTGCGGATCGATGGCGTCGCGACCCAATGGCTGGCGCTGGTGACGGCGGCCGAATGCGCGCTGTTCGTGACCGGCGTTGTCGCCGCGCTGGTTGTCGCGCGGCGCCTGGGCCCCGCACGCTGA
- a CDS encoding RNA pyrophosphohydrolase: MSRLSELAYRPCVGLMLVNADGKVFVGRRIDNREGDWWQMPQGGIDPGEDPDVAVLRELYEETGIASDKVAVIGRLDETVRYDLPSELVGKLWEGRYRGQEQTWFLLRFSGTDADVRLDAHEPPEFCEWRWVDPDELPNLIVPFKKRVYSVVVEGFRALV; encoded by the coding sequence ATTTCTCGCTTGAGCGAACTCGCATACCGGCCCTGCGTGGGGCTCATGCTCGTCAATGCCGACGGCAAGGTCTTCGTCGGCCGGCGGATCGACAACCGCGAAGGCGACTGGTGGCAGATGCCCCAGGGCGGCATCGATCCGGGAGAGGACCCGGACGTTGCGGTGCTGCGCGAACTCTACGAGGAAACCGGCATCGCGTCCGACAAGGTGGCGGTGATCGGACGGCTGGACGAAACCGTGCGGTACGACCTGCCGAGCGAACTCGTCGGCAAATTGTGGGAAGGCCGGTATCGCGGACAGGAGCAGACCTGGTTCCTGCTGCGCTTCTCTGGGACCGATGCGGACGTGCGGCTAGACGCGCATGAACCGCCCGAATTCTGCGAATGGCGGTGGGTCGATCCGGACGAGTTGCCGAACCTGATCGTGCCGTTCAAGAAACGGGTTTACAGCGTCGTCGTGGAAGGTTTCCGCGCGCTGGTCTGA
- a CDS encoding neutral zinc metallopeptidase, producing MRLNRFDPSSINVRGGGGGFPGGAGGGIGCGSLVIALVAALVFGVDPASMLGGMQGGTGQSPVTQGDGSQQSVEQLCTSNAYATESCNALQSLDQTWAPAFRQAGIEFRQPTLVFYTGGANSGCGGASASMGPFYCPADEGIYIDTSFYDQMARQLGAGGDFARYYVMAHEYGHHIQHLTGVANQIRSIQSQNPRAANQLQVRMELQADCYAGVWAGKNRNLIEPGDFEEGMTAASAIGDDALTGGRVSAENFTHGTSAQRAEALRAGMQSADDSVCDRYMQG from the coding sequence ATGCGGCTCAACAGGTTCGATCCTTCCAGCATCAATGTCCGCGGCGGGGGCGGCGGCTTCCCCGGCGGGGCCGGCGGCGGCATCGGCTGCGGAAGCCTGGTGATCGCGCTGGTGGCGGCGCTGGTCTTCGGGGTCGATCCGGCGTCGATGCTGGGCGGTATGCAAGGCGGCACCGGGCAGAGCCCCGTCACCCAGGGCGACGGTTCGCAGCAATCGGTGGAACAACTCTGCACCTCCAACGCCTACGCCACCGAATCCTGCAACGCCTTGCAGTCGCTCGATCAGACATGGGCGCCCGCGTTCCGCCAGGCTGGCATCGAGTTTCGCCAGCCCACGCTGGTATTCTACACCGGCGGCGCGAATTCCGGCTGCGGCGGCGCGTCGGCATCGATGGGGCCGTTTTACTGCCCGGCGGACGAGGGGATTTACATCGACACCAGCTTCTACGACCAGATGGCCCGGCAGCTGGGCGCGGGCGGTGACTTTGCCCGCTATTACGTGATGGCGCACGAATACGGGCACCACATCCAGCACCTCACCGGCGTCGCCAACCAGATTCGCAGCATCCAGAGCCAGAATCCCCGTGCAGCCAACCAGTTGCAGGTGCGCATGGAATTGCAGGCCGATTGCTACGCCGGGGTGTGGGCAGGCAAGAACCGCAACCTGATCGAGCCCGGCGACTTCGAGGAAGGCATGACCGCCGCCAGCGCCATCGGGGACGATGCCCTGACGGGGGGCCGGGTGAGCGCGGAAAACTTCACCCACGGCACCAGCGCCCAGCGGGCCGAGGCGCTTCGGGCTGGGATGCAATCAGCAGACGACAGCGTGTGCGATCGGTACATGCAGGGCTGA
- a CDS encoding M56 family metallopeptidase, which yields MTWLLETLVWTGALIAFVLLVRRPVARHFGARAAYGLWLLPVLRLAMPPIELPAWLATRGAAPAPAPVAAAPDNSAMLLAPIPSGQPAIAMETAAPIDWMALGITVWLAGAAIYVVSRLHSYASLRRELLAEARTVGWAGRIRLVETPATASPLAFGVIDKVVALPPEFMALPDRQARNLALAHELAHHRAHDLAANFIALPLFALHWFNPLAQLGWQAMRRDQEAACDSRVVDGCDRSARAAYAALIAHAVAGPRGALAAPMACPVLGDKSIVHRLRNLTMQDISTRRRRAGAMMVGAAALLLPLTASITYAQDEAPPAPEAPLPPPAAPAAPESPAAIPAPAAPVAPAAPAAPQAAPDSPAEGVRKVRRVVVVRDKDGETRTEVTETAPRVVQLRHGEKFDEKAFEEEMARFGKDMEKFGEEMGRQGVAIERRAMADARVAEARAHAGAARALAIAPRIEFSCAAGEGWHESKAADGKRVIRVCNRAATTAPLAGLRRARAQIAENHGMSEATRAEVLNSLDREIARLEKHD from the coding sequence ATGACCTGGCTTCTCGAAACGCTCGTCTGGACGGGGGCGCTGATCGCGTTCGTCCTGCTGGTCCGCCGCCCGGTCGCCCGCCATTTCGGCGCGCGCGCCGCGTATGGGCTGTGGCTGCTGCCTGTCCTGCGGCTCGCGATGCCGCCCATCGAGCTGCCTGCCTGGCTCGCGACTCGAGGGGCTGCCCCCGCGCCGGCGCCGGTGGCCGCGGCGCCCGATAACAGCGCGATGTTGCTTGCGCCGATACCGTCAGGCCAGCCCGCCATTGCGATGGAGACCGCCGCGCCGATCGACTGGATGGCGCTGGGCATCACGGTGTGGCTTGCGGGCGCGGCGATCTATGTCGTCAGCCGCCTCCACTCCTACGCGTCCCTGCGCCGCGAGCTGCTGGCGGAGGCTCGCACCGTTGGATGGGCGGGGCGGATTCGCCTCGTGGAAACGCCGGCGACCGCGTCCCCGCTGGCCTTCGGGGTCATCGACAAGGTGGTGGCCTTGCCGCCGGAATTCATGGCGCTGCCCGACCGGCAGGCGCGCAATCTGGCGCTGGCGCACGAGCTGGCGCACCACCGGGCGCACGACCTTGCGGCGAATTTCATCGCCCTGCCGCTATTCGCGCTGCACTGGTTCAATCCGCTGGCGCAACTGGGATGGCAGGCGATGCGCCGCGACCAGGAGGCTGCCTGCGATTCCCGCGTGGTGGATGGCTGCGACCGGTCGGCCCGGGCAGCCTATGCCGCGCTCATCGCCCATGCCGTTGCCGGGCCACGTGGCGCGCTGGCGGCGCCGATGGCCTGCCCGGTCCTGGGCGACAAATCGATCGTTCACCGTTTGAGGAACCTGACCATGCAAGACATTTCCACGCGCCGCCGCCGGGCAGGCGCGATGATGGTGGGCGCCGCGGCGCTGTTGCTGCCGCTGACCGCTTCAATCACTTACGCCCAGGACGAGGCGCCTCCCGCCCCCGAAGCGCCCCTGCCGCCGCCCGCCGCGCCTGCCGCGCCGGAATCACCCGCTGCGATTCCCGCGCCGGCCGCGCCCGTCGCCCCGGCCGCGCCTGCCGCCCCGCAAGCCGCGCCCGATAGCCCGGCGGAAGGCGTGCGCAAGGTCCGCCGCGTGGTCGTGGTCCGCGACAAGGATGGCGAGACCCGGACCGAAGTCACCGAAACCGCTCCGCGCGTGGTCCAACTCCGTCACGGCGAGAAGTTCGATGAAAAGGCCTTCGAGGAAGAAATGGCCCGGTTCGGCAAGGACATGGAGAAGTTCGGCGAGGAAATGGGCCGCCAGGGTGTCGCGATCGAACGCCGCGCCATGGCCGACGCCAGGGTGGCGGAAGCCCGGGCGCACGCCGGCGCAGCCCGTGCGCTCGCCATCGCGCCGCGTATCGAGTTCTCCTGCGCAGCGGGCGAGGGCTGGCACGAATCCAAGGCGGCCGATGGCAAGCGCGTGATCAGGGTCTGCAATCGCGCGGCCACGACCGCGCCGCTGGCCGGACTGCGGCGCGCCCGGGCACAAATCGCCGAGAATCACGGAATGAGCGAGGCGACCCGGGCCGAAGTCCTGAACTCGCTCGACCGCGAGATCGCCCGGCTCGAAAAGCACGACTGA
- the guaB gene encoding IMP dehydrogenase, translating to MGRHESSGESAPVAHLDIPLALTFDDVLLRPGESDILPGMADTRTRLTRSIALNIPVISAAMDTVTEADMAIVMAQLGGIGVLHRNLEIEQQVAAVRAVKRFESGMVVNPITIGPDATLGEAQALMADNRISGIPVTDASGRLCGILTNRDVRFAENPGQPVRELMTSENLATVPLGTGQDEARRLLHQRRIEKLLVVDGDYRCVGLITVKDIEKSVSYPDATKDEGGRLRVAAATTVGDKGFARTEALIAAECDVIIIDTAHGHNVEVARAVERAKTLSNSVQVIAGNVATAEATRALVDAGADAVKVGIGPGSICTTRVVAGVGVPQLTAVLECAAEAARAGVPIIADGGLRTSGDAAKALAAGAATVMIGSMLAGTAESPGETFLYQGRSYKAYRGMGSVGAMARGSADRYFQQDVSALKLVPEGIEGQVPYKGPAKDVVHQLVGGIKAAMGYTGSATLADLRERARFVRITGAGLAESHVHDVAITREAPNYPTR from the coding sequence ATGGGCCGCCACGAATCTTCCGGTGAAAGCGCACCTGTGGCCCATCTCGATATCCCTCTCGCCCTGACATTCGACGACGTGCTGCTGCGTCCGGGGGAAAGCGACATACTGCCCGGCATGGCGGACACGCGCACCCGGTTGACCCGGTCGATCGCGCTCAACATCCCGGTGATCTCCGCCGCGATGGACACCGTGACCGAAGCGGACATGGCGATCGTCATGGCGCAGCTGGGCGGCATCGGCGTCCTCCACCGCAACCTCGAGATCGAGCAGCAGGTCGCCGCCGTGCGGGCGGTGAAGCGGTTCGAAAGCGGAATGGTGGTGAACCCGATCACCATCGGCCCGGATGCCACCCTGGGCGAAGCGCAGGCCCTGATGGCCGACAACCGCATCAGCGGCATCCCGGTCACGGACGCGAGTGGGCGGCTGTGCGGCATCCTCACCAACCGGGACGTGCGCTTCGCCGAAAATCCCGGCCAGCCGGTGCGCGAGCTGATGACCAGCGAGAACCTGGCGACCGTGCCGCTGGGGACGGGCCAGGACGAGGCGCGGCGCCTGCTCCACCAGCGACGGATCGAAAAGCTGCTGGTGGTGGACGGCGATTACCGCTGCGTCGGCCTCATCACCGTCAAGGACATCGAAAAGTCCGTCAGCTATCCCGACGCCACCAAGGACGAAGGCGGCCGCCTGCGCGTGGCGGCGGCGACCACGGTGGGCGACAAGGGCTTCGCGCGGACGGAAGCGCTGATCGCGGCCGAGTGCGACGTGATCATCATCGATACCGCCCACGGCCACAACGTGGAGGTCGCCCGCGCGGTCGAACGGGCGAAGACGCTGTCCAATTCCGTGCAGGTGATCGCCGGCAACGTCGCGACGGCGGAGGCGACCCGTGCGCTCGTCGATGCGGGCGCGGATGCCGTGAAGGTCGGCATCGGACCGGGATCGATCTGCACCACCCGCGTGGTCGCCGGCGTCGGCGTGCCGCAGCTCACCGCGGTGCTTGAATGCGCGGCGGAAGCGGCGAGGGCGGGCGTGCCGATCATCGCCGATGGCGGCCTGCGCACCAGCGGCGATGCGGCCAAGGCGCTCGCCGCCGGGGCCGCGACCGTGATGATCGGATCCATGCTGGCAGGCACTGCGGAAAGCCCGGGTGAGACGTTCCTCTACCAGGGCCGCAGCTACAAGGCGTACCGGGGCATGGGCAGTGTGGGCGCGATGGCGCGGGGCAGCGCGGACCGCTACTTCCAGCAGGATGTCTCCGCGCTCAAGCTCGTGCCCGAAGGGATCGAAGGCCAGGTGCCTTACAAGGGCCCTGCGAAGGACGTGGTCCACCAGCTCGTCGGCGGGATCAAGGCCGCGATGGGCTATACCGGCAGCGCGACCCTGGCGGACTTGCGCGAACGGGCTCGCTTCGTCCGGATCACCGGTGCCGGTCTTGCGGAAAGCCACGTTCACGACGTCGCCATCACGCGCGAGGCGCCGAATTACCCCACCCGATGA
- a CDS encoding 3-hydroxybutyrate dehydrogenase, giving the protein MFLNGKRALVTGSTSGIGLAIARALRAEGAEVVLNGFGDEGAIAALKDELGAQHVDADLTTAAGCQALMDGAGPVDILVNNAGMQFVAPVEEFPVDRWDGIMALNLTAAFHTIRLAVPHMKQAGWGRIINTASAHSKVASPFKAAYNAAKHGLDGLTKTVALELAPYGITANCVSPGYVWTPLVENQIPDTMEARGLSRDQVINDVLLAKQATKKFVQPEEIGAVAVFLCRDEAQNVTGANWSVDGGWTAE; this is encoded by the coding sequence ATGTTCCTGAACGGCAAGCGCGCACTCGTAACGGGCTCCACTTCGGGCATAGGCCTCGCGATCGCGCGGGCGCTGCGGGCGGAAGGGGCCGAAGTCGTGCTGAACGGGTTCGGCGATGAAGGCGCGATCGCCGCACTGAAGGACGAGCTTGGCGCACAACACGTCGATGCGGACCTTACCACGGCCGCCGGCTGTCAGGCGCTGATGGACGGGGCCGGACCGGTCGATATCCTGGTCAATAACGCCGGGATGCAATTCGTCGCCCCGGTCGAGGAGTTCCCGGTCGATCGGTGGGACGGGATCATGGCGCTCAACCTCACGGCCGCGTTCCACACCATCCGCCTCGCCGTGCCGCACATGAAGCAGGCGGGCTGGGGCCGCATCATCAACACCGCCAGCGCCCATTCCAAGGTCGCCTCCCCCTTCAAGGCGGCCTACAACGCGGCCAAGCACGGGCTCGACGGGCTGACCAAGACGGTGGCCCTGGAACTGGCGCCGTACGGGATCACCGCCAACTGCGTGAGCCCGGGGTATGTCTGGACACCGCTGGTCGAGAACCAGATCCCCGACACGATGGAGGCGCGCGGCCTTTCGCGCGACCAGGTGATAAACGATGTCCTGCTGGCCAAGCAGGCCACGAAGAAGTTCGTCCAGCCGGAGGAGATCGGCGCGGTGGCGGTGTTCCTGTGCCGGGACGAAGCGCAGAATGTGACCGGCGCGAACTGGAGCGTGGACGGCGGCTGGACCGCCGAGTAA